TCCCCTGGCCTCACAGCACTGGCTTCGCCCAAGTGCAGTGCTCTAACCTCAACCTGAACTACCTCATCCAACTCAGCCGTCCACCAGAGTTTCTCAATGAGCCAGGAAAGATGGATCCAGTGAAGGAATTGAAGTCCATCCCTCGGTTGAAGAGGAAAAAGCCTCTCCACTGGCCACCCTccataggaaagaagaaagaaatcgaCATCAGTTCCTCACAGATGGTGTCGCTGCGCAGCTATCCTGTGGCCCCCACCAGCAGGGCTTCCCCCTTGCCTTTCTACTCTGAGCTCCGGAGAGGCCAATCCATGCCCTCCCTGCGTGAGGGCTGGAGGCTGGCAGATGAGTTGGGCCTTCCTCCACTCCGATCTCGCCCCTTAACCCCGCTGGTCTTGGCTACGGAGAGCAAACCAGAGCTGACTGGGCACATCGTGGCTGAGGATCTGAAGCAGTTGATAAAGAAGATGAAGTTGGAGGGGACTCGCTACCCACCACTGGACTCAGGCCTGCCTCCTCTCCTTGGGGTTGTGACCCGTCACCCAGCTGCAGGGCATCACCTGGAGGAGCTGGAGAAGATGTTGAGGAACCTCCAGGAGGAAGAAACCTCTGGGCAGTGGGACCCCCAGCCCCCCAAATCCTTTCCACTTCACCCACAACCAGTGACCATTACTTTGAAGCTTAGAAATGAGGTCGTGGTCCAGGCGGCTGCCGCACGGGTCTCTGATAGAAACTTCTTAGACTCTTTCCACATTGAGGGGGCCGGAGCCCTGTATAACCATCTGGCTGGTGAACTGGATCCCAAAGCCATTGAAAAAATGGATATTGATAACTTTGTTGGCAGTACTACCAGGGAGGTCTACAAGGAGTTGATGAGCCATGTCTCTTCTGACCACTTACATTTCGATCAAGGGCCCCTAGTTGAGCCTGCAGCAGATAAAGACTGGTCGACCTTCCTGTCCTCAGCCTTTCTACGTCAAGAAAAACAGTCTCAAATCATCAACCCTGAGCTGGTTGGACTTTACTCCCAGAGAGCAAACACTTTACAGTCCAATACTGAGATGATGCCCTCCCTCCCATCACCCCAAGCTACCAAAAGCTGGGAGAAGTGGTCAAACAAGGCCTCCTTGATGAACTCGTGGAAAACCACCTTGTCTGTGGATGACTACTTCAAGTACCTCACCAACCATGAAACAGATTTCCTTCATGTCATCTTTCAAATGCATGAAGAAGAGGTTCCTGTGGAGATTGTGGCTCCTGTCAGAGAGTCCCTAGAGATTCAGCACCCTCCCCCATTGCTAGAAGATGAAGAACCAGACTTTGTGCCAGGAGAGTGGGATTGGAACACCGTGCTAGAGCACAGGCTAGGAGCTGGGAAGACCACCCACCTGGGAGAATCTCACAAAATCCTGAGCCTGCAGAAGCGTCTGGAACAACTGTGGTCTGTGCTTGAGGTCCCCAACAAGGACCAGGTGGACATGGTCATTAAATACAGTTCCAAAGCCCGCCTGAGACAGCTGCCTTCATTGGTGAATGCCTGGGAGCGAGCCCTGAAGCCCATCCGGCTGCGGGAGGCGTTGCTGGCGAGACTAGAGTGGTTTGAGGGACAAGCTTCCAACCCCAACCGCTTCTTCAAAAAGACCAACTTGAGCTCCAGTCACTTCCTGGAGGAGGATCAGATCCGAAGCCATCTCCACAGGAAGCTCAACTTAATGGAGTCTTCTTTGGCTTCTCTCCTGGAGGAGATTGAGTTAATCTTTGGCGAGCCAGTGATCTTCAAGGGGCGGCGCTACCTGGACAAGATGAAGAGTGACAAAGTGGAGATGCTCTATTGGCTGCAACAGCAGCGGCGGGTTCGCCACCTGGTCTCGGCCCTGAAGGATCCCCATCAGTCAGCCAGCCTTTAGTAGCTCCTGGGAATACCCCTATTACGCCTTGACCAGGCCCAGTGCCCTCAAATGCCTCCCTCACCCCCAAATGGCCAGCAGCTCATCTAGACCTCTTTACTGCTttggaagaagaaatatttgtctaTCTCTGGGAGCAGAGGGGGTTCAGGAACATTATGCTTCCAACTATGAAGGGATTGAGACTAAAACTATTGTTTTCTTAGTGAAATTCTCATAAAAGTATCCCCAAGCCTAGTAGTCCCATTATGTCAAGCCTTGCACAATACAACCCAAATCTCCTAGATCAAAAGAACTGAGACCTTGGAGTTCATTGTAGTGGGAAAGGTCAGACAGAGGCAAAGTTGATCTTTGGAACAACTCACTTTAGCATTCCTATCACACTACATTAAATTGTCACCTCTTTTAGTTCTCAAACACTATTAGGAAgactaaaattaattaaatttttaccAATTACATGCACATGGTACAAAATATACCAGGATGTGTACAAAATATACCAGGATGTGTACTGAAAAGTAAGCCTTCCCATACCCACCTCCAATATCTCAGTTTCCTGCCGTGGGGACAAGtgttaacaattttttaattttttaatttttttttttttttctttttttttttttttttttgagacagagtgtcactctgttgcccaggctggagtgcagtggtatgatcttggctaactgcaacctctgcctctctggttcaagcgattctcctgcctcagcctcctgagtagctgggactacagccacctgccaccacacctggctcttttttgtatttttagtagagagggggtttcaccatgttggccaggctggtctcaaactcctgagctcaggtgatccacctgcttcagcctcccaaagtgctgggattacaggagtgagccacagcacctggaattttttttttttttttttaattttagagatggggtcttgctctgttgcccaagctggagtgcagtggcctgatcatagctcactgcagcttgaactcttgggctcaagcaatcctcctacctcagcctcctgagtagctgggactacagctgcttactaccgcacctggctaattttttgagtttcttaaaaaatatgtagatatttttgagctagagtcttgctctgttgcccaggctggagtgcaaccttGGGTGggagatttcatttccttttcattcattcattcatccatcataTATTTGATGTACATTGTCTGTGGGTGTggtactgtgctaggcactgaagaAGAAGCAATCAGGAAATTAGGAGTAGATTCAGACAGAGCCAATAAACACATACAGTGGAAATAATGGGGGAAAGAGGCATGGGGAGGCCTGTGGATCACCCATGACCTGCACCCTCAGAGACATTCCCTTCCTCCCATGAGATTCTCGGCTAAGTATAGATTCTACCTGAGCCTACCCAAGCCCTGTGATCTGGGCTTTGTGTTTCTCACCTCATTATAGTTTTATCCTATACCTACAAGACATCATGATGCtcactttacaggtgagaaatGCTCAGAGAAGCAGGGTAATTTACTCAAAATCTTTTAGAGACCAGGTGCctttctgtcatccaggctggagtgcagtggtgcaatcatgactctcTCTAGCCTGGAACTCttaagctcaagccatcctcccacttcagcctcccaaagtgctgagattacaggtgtgagccaccacatctggcctgctcaggtctttttttttttttttttttttttttgagggggtttCCCTCTGTCCCCCGGGGGGGGGGGCGGNNNNNNNNNNNNNNNNNNNNNNNNNNNNNNNNNNNNNNNNNNNNNNNNNNNNNNNNNNNNNNNNNttttttttttgagacggagtctcgctctgtcgcccaggctggagtgcagtggcgcgatctcggctcactgcaagctccacctcccgggttcacgccattctcccgcctcagcctccgagtagctgggactacaggcgcccgccatcacgcccggctagtttttttgtatttttagtagagacggggtttcaccatgttagccaggatggtctcgatctcctgacctcgtgatccacccgcctcggcctcccaaagtgctgggattacaggcttgagccaccgcgcccggcaacctGCTCAGGTCTTACAGTTAATAAGTGGTAGATCAAAATGTAAGACTTGTGCTTCTGTGGACACCATCAAGCAAGTGAAagacacagaatggaagaaaatatctgtgatCATAAACCTGATAAGGAGatcatatctagaatatataaatctTAACAAGAAAGgcaaataactcaatttttaCATTGGTGAAGGatttgaatagacgtttctccaaagaagatatgcaaatggccaataaacacataaaaagatgctcaatatcgtATTTACTAAAggcatgcaaatcaaaaccacagtaagataccactgCACACACACTAGGAtagcaatagtaataataaaaaggacaacatggaggccgggtgcggtggctcacggctgtaatcccagccctttgggaggctgaggctggcagatcacctgaggtcaggagtttgagaccagcctggtccacatggtgaaaccccgtctctaccaaaaatatacaaattatcggggtctggtggcgcatgcctgtagtcccagctacttagaaggctaaggcaggaggatcccttgaacctgggaggcaggggttgcagtgagcagagatcacaccactgcactccagcctgggcaacagagtgagactccatctcaaaaaaagcaaaacaaaacaaaaaaacaaacaaaaaaatcatgctgaatgaaagaagccagacacaaaagatcacatactggatgattccatttatatgaaatatccagaataggcaaattcatcgaaataaaaattagattaatGGTTACTAGGGGCCGGGCAAGGTTGGGGGAAATGAGTGACCGCTAACGGGTACGGGGTTTATTctaggggtgatgaaaatattctaaaattgattgtggtggccaggcacagtggctcacgcctataatcctaccactttgtgaggctgaggtgagcgaatcgcttgagctcaggagttggagaccagcctgggcatgagCCGGGAGATTTAGGGGGTCTTTGTGGTCATTAATGAGAGGAGGTATGGGAGACCCCCTGCTGGGCGCAGTGATTGGGCTGCTCAGCACATAGCAGTTGCCcaatttgctttctctttttctttccccccaGGCCAATGGTCTAGTCTCTTAGCTGAGTTCATGTTTAAAAGGTGACAGCAGTTAGGAGTCTACAGGACAGAAGACTTTAATGGTGGGGGCAAAGTGGGTCTGTGGGGCTCTATGAATAGGCAGTGAGCACAGGGCCATGGCAGAAGATGAGATGGAACCAATGTCAAAAAGGACCTcctggcggggcacggtggctcacacttgtaatcccagcactttgtgagtgCTGGGcgagtggatcaccagaggtcaggagttcaagaccagcctggacaacatggcaaaaccccatctctactaaaaatacaaaaattagctgggcatggtggcgcacacctgtaatcccagctacttgagaggctgaggcaagagaattgcttgaactcaggaggcagaggttgccgtgagccgagatggcaccactgcacttcagcctgggtgacagagcaagactttgtctcaaaaaaaaaaaggacctccTGGTGTCTTGTTCTCCCTTCTCCCTATGGTAGCAGAAAgacacaggctttggagtcacccaatttctactatttatttatttatttatttatgagagagttttgctcttgttgcccaggctggaatgcaatggcgcgatcttggctcactgcaacctctgcctcccaggttcaagcgattctcctgcctcaacctcccaagtagctgggattacaagcatgcgccgccacacctggctaattttgtgtttttttagtagagacaggggtttctccatgttgatcaggctggtctgcaattcccgacttcaggtgatctgcccacctcagcctcccaaagtgctgggattacaggtgtgaaccaccgcacctggtgagatttcttttttaaaagctttttcttgtttgtttctgagacagagttgcactctgtcagccaggctggcgtgcagtggcacaatctcggcgcactgcaatctccacctcctgggttcaagtgattcttgtgcttcagacccccccagtagctgggattacaggcatgtcccaccatgcctgactaatttttgtattattagtagaaatcgggtttcaccatgttgcccagactggtcttgaactcctaagctcaagtaatccatccgcctcccaagagtgctgggattgctggcatggaccattgcacccagcccttgagatttttttaaattattattattattattttgaaacagagtctcgctctgccgcccaggctggagtgcagtggcattatctcagttcaccgcaagctccgcctcccgggttcacgccattcttctgcctcagcctcacaagcaggtgggactacaggcgcctgccaccacgctgactaattttttgtatttttagtagagacggggttggtctcgatctcctcacctcgtgattcacccgcctcggcctcccagagtgctgggattacaggcatgggccccCTACACCTGGCCCAAACAGATTTCTTGCAGCTCTTGCATCACAGGCTTCCACActtgttccccacccccaccccacagatGGCGGTGTTAGTCCAGGCATGCGTCTAGTTTCATGTTTTAAATCAGTATACGTAAATCTGAACAAACCTCCAAATGACGATCTGCCAGCTGGTTAAGGCAGGGATTTAATTGTTAAGATGTCATACCCTCCTAGGTCTGCAGGCCTCAGACCACCTAAGatgaactttttaaatgaaaagataattccTGAGAAGGATTTAGCACTGAGCCCAAAGCAAGCACTGGCTGAATATTATTATGATTGTTGTTGAATACTTCCTCTGAGTTATGCAAAGGTGAGGTGAGTTAGAGGTCATTCTGGGATTAGGGTGTAACGGGAAGCTTTTGGAAAGCTCTAAAGTGCTATAGCCTGAGATCTTGGCAAAGAAAGTAGTGAGGAGAGGATGTGAATCTATTTGTGTATGTGGCCCTGGGGCCtttaggggtgggggtggaggtggggaaagTCAGTATCCTAATCTAACTCTTGATGTGATTCAGCAGAAAGATCTGGAGGTGGATCAGAGCTGCCCACGCAAGGCTGAGGGACAGCCCCTGAGATGAATTCAGTCCAGGAAAGAAGTCTGGTCTGAAAACAGGAGGcccatggccgggcacggtggctcacaactgttttttttttggagacggagtctcgctctgttgcccaggctggagtgcagtggccggatctcagctcactgcaagctccgcctcccgggtttacgccattctcctgcctcagcctcccgagtaggctgggactacaggcgcccgccacctcgcccggctaatttttttgtattttttagtagagacggggtttcaccgtgttagccaggatggtctcgatctcctgacctcgtgatccgcccgtctcggcctcccaaagtgctgggattacaggcttgagccaccgcgcccggccagctcacAACtgttaatcacagcactttgggaggccgaggccagcggatcacgaggtcaggagatcaacaccatcctggctaacacagtgaaatactgtctctactaaaaacacaaaaaattagccacacatggtggcattctcctgtagtcccagctactcgggaggctgaggcaggagaatctcttgaacctgggaggcagaggttgcagtgaactgagattgtgccactgcactccagcctgtggccCAGAATGTCCATTCTTCTATCCATTCGtatgcccatccatccatccatccatccatccattctacAAATATTAGGGCAAACCAACTAAGGACTAAGTCGTGCCATTTTTTCACCCTTGTTGACCTTAGTCCCTCTTGGGAGCCCCAACCTTATCATACCTGATCAAATTCACCTTTATCTCATCTTAAGTAATAtgatactgtaatttttttttttttttttgagatggagtctcgctctgtcgcctaggctggagtgcagtggcatgatctcagctcactgcaacttctgtctcccggcttcaagcaattcttctgcctcagcctcccaagtagccaggattacaggtgcccaccaccacgcccagctaatttttttttttttttttttttttttgagacagagtctcgctctgtcacccaggctggagtgcagtggctggatctcagctcactgcaagctccgcctcccgggtttatgccattctcctgcctcagcctcccgagtagctgggactacaggcacccgccaccttgcccggctagttttttgtattttttagtagagatggggtttcaccatattcgccaggatggtctcgatctcctgacctcgtgatccgccagtctcggcctcccaaagtgctgggattgcaggcttgagccaccacgcctggccaattttttgtatttttaatagagacagggtttcactatgttggccacgctggtctcaaactcctgacctcatgatccgcctgcctcggcctcccaaagtgctgggatttcaggcataagtCATCGCGCCTggcagttgttgttgttgtttttgagtcagaattttgctctgttgtttaggctggagtggagtagcaggatctcccctcactgcaacctctgcttcctgggttcaagcaattctcctgcctcagccgccccagtagttgggattacagatgtgcgccaccatgcctagttaatttttgtatttttcgtagggatagggtttcaccattttggccaggctggtcttgaactcctgacctcaggtgatccacctgcctcgacctcccaaagtgctgggattacaggcgtgagccaccgtgcccagatggTTTCTGTTTAAGGAGGTCCCTCCAGCTGTGGCCTGCAGAGGAGCTTATTGGAGGCAGGAGTGGATTCAGTCAGGCAAGCAATGGTGAGGGCTTGGTCATGAGGAGCGGCTGCGGGAATGGGGAGAAGTGGACAGATTCCACGGCACTTGGAGATGGGCTAGACGTGCGGCATGAAGGCAAGGGAAGAATCAACGACACTTCCAGTTCTCTGGACTGAAGAGCTGGGAGAATAGTGATGCCATATGCTGGGATGGGAGATTCCTGAGGACGGGTGAGGATGAAAACAATACGCAGCTCTGGCTAAGTTTGACATCCAGGCGTTGATGCTATGTAGGTGGTGTGAAGCCTACGGCCCAGATCTCTCCATTTTAACATTTAGCCGCACGTAGGGGATGGAAATTAAGGCTGATTTTTATCCAGTGATGCCAGACTCCTTTCTGGCCCTGCCTCCCTGACTCACTGGTTGTGCCTCGGAGTGCAGCGGCTGCGTGGGAGGTGAGAACCCTGCAACTTCTTC
The sequence above is a segment of the Theropithecus gelada isolate Dixy chromosome 14, Tgel_1.0, whole genome shotgun sequence genome. Coding sequences within it:
- the CCDC87 gene encoding coiled-coil domain-containing protein 87, which encodes MEPPKHEPELQRFYHRLLRPLSLFPTRATSPEPQKRPTQEGRILQSFPLAKLTVASLCSQVAKLLSSSGMAARVPPEARLRLIKVILDELKCNWREPPAELSLSHKNNHKLRKRLEAYVLLSSEQLFLRYLHLLVTMSTPRGVFTESATLTRLAASLARDCTLFLTSPDVYRGLLTDFQALLRAEQASGGVDKLRPVCPAGTFKLCPIPWPHSTGFAQVQCSNLNLNYLIQLSRPPEFLNEPGKMDPVKELKSIPRLKRKKPLHWPPSIGKKKEIDISSSQMVSLRSYPVAPTSRASPLPFYSELRRGQSMPSLREGWRLADELGLPPLRSRPLTPLVLATESKPELTGHIVAEDLKQLIKKMKLEGTRYPPLDSGLPPLLGVVTRHPAAGHHLEELEKMLRNLQEEETSGQWDPQPPKSFPLHPQPVTITLKLRNEVVVQAAAARVSDRNFLDSFHIEGAGALYNHLAGELDPKAIEKMDIDNFVGSTTREVYKELMSHVSSDHLHFDQGPLVEPAADKDWSTFLSSAFLRQEKQSQIINPELVGLYSQRANTLQSNTEMMPSLPSPQATKSWEKWSNKASLMNSWKTTLSVDDYFKYLTNHETDFLHVIFQMHEEEVPVEIVAPVRESLEIQHPPPLLEDEEPDFVPGEWDWNTVLEHRLGAGKTTHLGESHKILSLQKRLEQLWSVLEVPNKDQVDMVIKYSSKARLRQLPSLVNAWERALKPIRLREALLARLEWFEGQASNPNRFFKKTNLSSSHFLEEDQIRSHLHRKLNLMESSLASLLEEIELIFGEPVIFKGRRYLDKMKSDKVEMLYWLQQQRRVRHLVSALKDPHQSASL